The genomic segment CAAGCCGCCGCAAGCGCGTGGCGTCGGCGACAAAGACCGGCGATTCTAGGTTTTAACGCGCGGCAAGTCAAGCCACCGGCACATCCTGTGCGCTCTCCTCGCTCGCCGGCGGGACCTCGTCCTCCTCGAGCTCCCCGCCACCCGCGATGTCCTCGCCAGCGGCGTTCTTCCGCCGCGTATTGTGGTAGGCAAGGCCGGTGCCGGCTGGGATCAGGCGACCTACGATGACGTTCTCCTTGAGGCCGCGCAACTCGTCGCGCTTGCCCATGATCGCGGCTTCGGTCAGGACACGTGTCGTCTCCTGGAAGGAAGCCGCCGAGATGAACGAATCGGTCGACAGCGAGGCCTTGGTGATGCCCAGTAGTACATGCTCGTAGGTGGCCGGCAGCTTGCCTTCGGCGAACATCTGGTCATTCTCGTCGAGCAGATTGGCGCGCTCGACCTGCTCGCCCTTGATGAACCTCGTGTCACCGGGCTCAAGCACGTTCACCCGGCGCAGCATCTGCCGAACGATGACCTCGATGTGCTTGTCGTTGATCTTTACGCCCTGCAGACGATAGACGTCCTGAACCTCATCGGTGATGTACACCGCCAGCGCCTCGACCCCCAGCAGGCGCAGGATGTCGTGCGGATCGGGCGCGCCATCGACGATCAGCTCACCCTTGTTGACCACCTGCCCGTCGTGCACCAGGACGTGCTTGTCCTTGAGGATCAGGTACTCGTGCGTAATTCCCTCGAGATCGGTGATCACCAGTCGCTGCTTGCCCTTGGTGTCCTTGCCGAACGACATGGTACCCGTGAACTCCGCCAGCATGCCAGCATCCTTGGGAGTACGCGCCTCGAACAGCTCCGCCACACGCGGCAGACCTCCGGTGATGTCGCGCGTCTTCGCCGACTCCTGCGGCAGACGCGCGAGGACATCGCCAACCGAAATCTGCTGACCATCGAGAACGTTGATGATGGCACCGACCTGAAAGGTGATCGTCACCGGGTGATCGCTGCCGTGCATCCGGACTTCCTCGCCGTCAGGCTCGAACAGCCGCACCTGCGGCCGCAGTCCCTTGCTCGGGGTCTTGCCACCACGCTTCGGGTCGATGACCACCAGCGTCGACAGCCCGGTCACTTCGTCGATCTGCTTGGCAACGGTGACGCCCTCCTCGACGTTCTCGAACTTCACCAGCCCCGAGTACTCGGCGATGATCGGTCGCGTGTGCGGATCCCAACTGGCCAGACGCGCCCCCGCCTTGACCGACTGCGCATCCTCGACCAGCAGGGTGGCACCGTAGGGAAGCTTGTGCTTCTCGCGCTCGCGACCGTTGTCGTCGGTGATCAGGATCTCACCCGAGCGCGTGATGACGATCTTCTCGCCCTTGGCGCTCGTGACATAGCGCATCGTCGAGGTGAAGCGAACCACCCCGGCGCTGCGCGTCTCGACGTGACTGGCAACCGCGGCGCGTGAGGCGGCACCCCCGACGTGGAACGTGCGCATGGTCAACTGGGTTCCCGGCTCACCGATCGATTGCGCGGCAATCACACCCACCGCCTCGCCAACGTTGACCAGCGTTCCGCGACCAAGGTCACGCCCATAACACTTCGCACACAGGCCATACCTGGTCTCGCAGGTCAACGGCGTACGCGCCTTGACCTCGTCGATTCCCAACTGATCGATCAGATCGCAGTGGTCCTCGCTGATCAGCGTGCCGGCCTCGATCACCGTCTCCTGCGTGTCCGGGTGAACGACATCGGTGGCCGTGACGCGACCCAGAATCCGTTCGCGCAGAGCCTCGATCACCTCGCCACCTTCAATCAGAGCCTTCATGGTGACCCCGTTGCCCGTCCCGCAGTCGTCCTCGATGACGACCAAGTCCTGCGTCACGTCCACCAGGCGGCGCGTCAGGTAGCCGGAGTTGGCAGTCTTCAGCGCGGTATCCGCCAGACCCTTGCGCGCACCGTGGGTGGAAATGAAGTACTGAAGAACGTTCAGGCCCTCGCGGAAATTGGTCGTGATCGGCGTTTCGATGATCGATCCGTCCGGCTTCGCCATCAGGCCACGCATGCCAGCCAGCTGGCGAATCTGTGCCGCGGAACCGCGAGCGCCCGAGTCTGCCATCATGAAGATTGAGTTGAAGGACTCCTGCTTCTCCTGCTCGCCCCGACGATTGCGCACCTCCTCGTGGCCGAGCTGATCCATCATCACCTTGGCAACCTGATCACCGGTGCGGCCCCAGATGTCGACCACCTTGTTGTAACGCTCGCCGTTGGTCACCAGGCCGTTGGTGTATTGGCTCTCGATCTCCTTCACCTCCGCTTCCGCAGCAGTGATGATCGCGCGCTTCTGTGCCGGCACCAGCATGTCGTCGGAGCAGATCGAGATGCCGGCGCGGGTCGCCAGCCGGTAACCGTTCTGCATCAGCTTGTCGGCAAAGACGACCGTCTCCTTGAGACCACAGCGGCGGAAGGCCGCGTTGATCAGCCGCGAGATCTCCTTCTTCTTGAGCGTCTTGTCGATCAGGCTGAATGGCAGCCCACGTGGCAGGATCTCTGACAGGAGCGCGCGCCCGGCGGTCGTCTGGTAGCGCGTCGTCTTCTCCAGCCAGCCGCCGGTTTCGTCCTGCTCGTGCTCGGTGATGCGCACGACGATCCGTGCATGCAGGTCGAGCTCGCCCGCCTGCATGGCACGTGTGACTTCGGCGAGATCGGGAAAGATCATCCCCTCGCCGCGGGCGTTGATGCGCTCCCGTGTCGCGTAGTAAAGACCGAGAACGATGTCCTGCGACGGCACGATGATCGGCTCTCCGTTTGCCGGCGAGAGGACATTGTTCGATGCCAGCATCAGCGTCCGTGCCTCCATCTGCGCTTCGAGCGAGAGCGGGACATGGACCGCCATCTGGTCACCGTCGAAGTCGGCGTTGAAAGCTGCGCAAACCAGCGGGTGCAACTGGATCGCCTTGCCCTCGATCAACGTCGGCTCGAACGCCTGGATGCCGAGCCGGTGCAGCGTCGGCGCCCGGTTGAGCATGATCGGGTGCTCGCGAATCACCTCCTCGAGGATGTCCCAAACCACCGGCTCCTGCGTTTCGACCATCTTCTTCGCCTGCTTGATCGTCGTCGCCAGACCCATCACCTCCAGGCGATTGAAGATGAAGGGCTTGAACAACTCGAGCGCCATCAGCTTCGGCAGCCCGCATTGGTGCAGTTTGAGTTGCGGACCGACGACGATCACCGAGCGGCCCGAGTAATCGACACGCTTGCCGAGCAGGTTCTGCCGGAAACGGCCGCCCTTGCCTTTGATCATGTCCGCCAGCGACTTCAGCGGGCGCTTGTTGGCACCCGTCATTGCCTTGCCGCGGCGACCGTTGTCGAGCAGTGAATCGACTGCCTCCTGCAGCATGCGCTTCTCGTTGCGGACGATGATCTCTGGTGCCTTCAGCTCGAGAAGCCGCTTCAGGCGATTGTTGCGGTTGATCACCCGCCGGTAGAGATCGTTGAGATCCGAAGTCGCGAAGCGACCGCCGTCCAGCGGCACCAGCGGACGCAGATCGGGCGGCAGCACCGGCAGGACCTCAAGCACCATCCACTCGGGCTTGATACCGGACTTCTGGAAGCCCTCAAGGACCTTCAGCCGCTTCGAGAACTTCTTGCTCTTGGTCTCCGAGCTCGTGGTTTCGAGTTCGCCGCGCAATCCCTCGACCTCGCGCGCGAGGTCGATCGAACGCAGCAACTCGCGGATCCCTTCCGCGCCCATGGCGGCGGAGAAGTCGTCGCCATACTCCTCGACCTTGGCGAGATAATCATCCTCAGTCAGCAGTTGGCCGCGGACGAGTGGCGTCATGCCCGGATCGAAGACGACGAAGGCTTCGAAGTAGAGAACGCGCTCGATGTCGCGCAGGGTCATGTCGAGCACCATGCCGAGTCGGCTGGGCAGGCTCTTCAGGAACCAGATGTGCGCCACCGGGCTGGCCAGCTCGATATGGGCCATGCGTTCGCGACGCACCTTCGCCAGCGTCACCTCGACGCCACACTTCTCGCAGATCACGCCGCGATGCTTGAGCCGCTTGTACTTGCCGCAGAGACACTCGTAGTCCTTGATCGGGCCGAAGATCTTGGCGCAGAACAGGCCATCCCGTTCCGGCTTGAAGGTGCGGTAATTGATCGTCTCCGGTTTCTTGACTTCGCCGTAGGACCAGGAGCGGATCTTGTCCGGCGAGGCGAGGCCGATGGTGATCGCGTCAAACTGCTCTTCCTGCGTCACCTGCTTAAACAAATCAAGCAATGCTTTCATCTTTTGCTCCAGTGAGGAGTGAGCTGTCTGGGGTGAGGATGACGCCCCGGCGCCCACCCACCCTTGCCAACGAATCAGAAACGCTCGAGATCGATATCGATCGCCAACGAACGGATTTCCTTGACGAGGACGTTGAACGACTCTGGCATGCCGGCATCGATCTTGTGGTCACCCTTGACGATGTTCTCATAGACCTTGGTGCGCCCATTGACATCGTCCGACTTGACCGTGAGCATCTCCTGCAGCACGTAGGAGGCACCGTAGGCTTCAAGGGCCCACACCTCCATCTCGCCGAAACGCTGGCCACCAAACTGCGCCTTGCCACCGAGCGGCTGCTGCGTGACCAAGGAGTAAGGTCCGGTCGAGCGGGCATGCATCTTGTCATCGACGAGGTGGTGCAGCTTCAGCACGTGCATGTAGCCCACCGTGACCTGCCGCTCGAAGCGCTCACCGGTGCGACCGTCGTAGAGCGTCATCTGTGCGGACTGCGGCATGCCGGCCAGTTCCAGGACCGCCTTGATCTCCGATTCCTTGGCTCCATCGAAGACCGGCGTCGCAAACGGCACGCCCGCCTCGAGGTTGCCCGCCATCTCGAGGATCTCGGCGTCATTGAGCTCGTCGAGACGCTCCGGCTTGCCGGTCCCGTTGTAGATCTGTGCCAGCAGGCCCCGCACCTCTTCGACCGCGGCCTGGCGACGCAGCATGTCACCGATTCGCGTTCCCAGACCTTTGGCAGCAAGCCCGAGATGGACCTCAAGAATCTGGCCGACGTTCATCCGCGAAGGTACGCCGAGCGGGTTCAGGACGATGTCGACTGGGCGTCCGTCGGCCATGTAGGGCATGTCCTCGACCGGGACGATGCGCGAAACCACGCCCTTGTTGCCATGTCGGCCCGCCATCTTGTCGCCCGCCTGCAGGCGGCGCTTGACGGCCACGTAGACCTTGACCATCTTCTGCACACCGGGCGGCAGTTCGTCACCCTGGGTCAGCTTCTTGCGCTTCTCCTCGAAAGCGACGTCGAAGCCCTTGCGGGTCTGTTCGAGGCCTTCACGCAGCGACTCCAGCTGCTGCGCAATGTCCTCGTCAGCCATGCGGATGTCGAACCAGTGATGCGGGTCGATACCCTCGAGGTACTCGGCGTTGACCAGGGTCCCCTTGGCCAGCCGCTTCGGACCACCGTTCGCCGACTTGCCGATGATCATTCTCTCGGCGCGCGCAAAGGCGTCCCTTTCGACGATGCGCAACTGATCGGCCAGATCGAGCTTGTAGCTGCGCAGATGATCGTCAATGATCGACTGCGCCCGCTTGTCACGCTCGATGCCTTCACGCGTGAAGACCTGCACGTCGATGACCGTACCCGAAATCCCCGACTGCACCCGCAGCGAAGTATCCTTGACATCGGATGCCTTCTCGCCAAAGATCGCCCGCAGCAGCTTCTCTTCCGGCGTCAGCTGCGTCTCTCCCTTCGGCGTCACCTTGCCCACCAGGACATCGCCAGCCTCGACCTCGGCGCCGATGTAGACGATGCCGGACTCGTCGAGGCGCGAGAGCTGCGATTCGCCCAGCGAGGCGATGTCGCGCGTGATCTCCTCGGGCCCCAGCTTGGTGTCGCGCGCGACCACCGTCAGCTCCTCGATGTGGATCGAGGTGAAACGGTCCTCGGCGACGACGCGTTCGGAAATCAGGATCGAATCCTCGAAGTTGTAGCCATTCCAGGGCATGAAGGCGACCAGCATGTTCTGGCCGAGCGCCAGTTCGCCCTTGTCCGTCGAAGCCCCGTCGGCGACCACGTCACCACGGGCGATCACATCGCCAACGCGAACCAGCGGCCGCTGGTTGATGTTGGTGTTCTGATTGGACCGCGTATACTTGACAAGGTTGTAGATGTCGACGCCGACTTCGCCGGGTCCAGTCTCGTCGTCGTTGACGCGAACGACGACACGCGACGCGTCGACGTAGTCCACCAGTCCGCCGCGCAGTGCCTGTACTGCGGTACCCGAATCGACCGCCACCGTTCGCTCGATACCGGTTCCGACCAGCGGCTTCTCCGGACGCAGACAGGGCACCGCCTGCCGCTGCATGTTGGCTCCCATCAGCGCACGGTTGGCGTCGTCGTGCTCGAGGAAGGGGATCAGAGACGCCGCCACCGACACGATCTGGCTCGGCGCCACATCCATGTATTGCACGCGTGCCGGCTCCGCCAGAATCGTCTCGCCCTTCTCGCGACAGGTGACCAGTTGATCGAGCAAAGCACCTTCGTCGCCGATTTCGGAGTTCGCCTGGGCAATGATGTACGCGCCCTCCTCGATTGCCGACAGGTACTCGATCTGATCGCTCACCCGACCGTCCACGACCTTGCGATAGGGGGTCTCGAGAAAGCCGTACTCGTTGGTGCGCGCAAAGAGCGCCAGTGAGTTGATCAGGCCGATGTTCGGGCCCTCGGGTGTCTCGATCGGACAGACGCGGCCGTAGTGCGTCGGATGTACGTCACGCACTTCGAAGCCGGCGCGCTCGCGTGTCAGGCCGCCGGGGCCAAGCGCCGAAACACGGCGCTTGTGGGTGATCTCGGAAAGCGGGTTGGTCTGGTCCATGAACTGCGACAGCTGGCTCGAGCCGAAGAACTCGCGCACCGCGGCGCTGATCGGCTTGGCGTTGATCAGGTCGTGCGGCATCAGGTTGTCGGACTCGGCCTGCGACAACCGTTCCTTGACCGCACGCTCGACGCGCACGAGCCCGGCGCGGAACTGGTTCTCAGCCAGTTCGCCGACCGAACGCACCCGCCGGTTGCCGAGGTGGTCGATGTCGTCGATTTCGCCGCGACCGTTGCGCAGCTCGACCAACAGCCGGATCACTTCGACGACATCGCGCGGCGAAAGGGTGAGCTGTTCGCGCACCTCGCCGACGACCCCAAGCCCCTTCAGTGACTCCAGCAGGCTCGAGGCGGCCTCATGCGTCAGGTTCTCGGCGACTGCCCGCGGTCCGTGGTTCAGCTCGGCAAGCGCCTGCTCCACCGAGGTCACCGCTTCGCCAACGGTATCGTTGATCAGTCGGAGTATGGCATCACGCTTGGCCGGCGCCTGCCGGACCATCACCTTGTACTCGACGACCGCCTTGCGTGCGACCCGGCGGTTGAACTTCATTCGCCCAACCGCCGACAGGTCGTAGCGGTCATCGGAGTAGAACAGTCCGTTGAAGAGGATCTCGACGGCTTCCTCGGTCGGCGGCTCACCCGGCCGCATCATGCGGTAGATCGCGATGCGCGCCGCCCCGCGCGACGTGGTTTCGTCCGTGCGCAAGGTCTGCGAGATGAAGGCACCGCGATCGAGATCGTTGACATACAGCGTATGCAAAGACTCGACGCCTGCCTCGACCAGCTTCGCCAGCAGCGTCTCCGTGACCTCGTCATTGGCGTTGGCGAGGATCTCGCCGGTCGCCTGATCAATCACGTCTTCACCGATCACGCGCCCGATGAGGAAATCGTCGGGAACAGCCACCTGCTTCATGCCGGCGGCGTCGAGCTCACGGATATGCTTGGCGGTGATCCGCTTGTCCTTGGCAATGATCAGCCTGCCCGTTGGGTCGTTGAAATCGAAACGGGCAACCTCGCCGCGCAGCCGCTCGGGAACGAGCGCAAACTCGGTGACCCGCTTGCCGATGTAGAAGGTGTCGAACTCGAAGAACTCGAGGAGGATTCGCTGCGACGTCAGGCCGATGGCCTTCAGCAGGGTGGTCACCGGCATCTTGCGGCGGCGGTCAACGCGGAAGAAGAGCAGATCCTTCGGATCGAATTCGAAATCCAGCCAAGAACCGCGATAGGGGATCACCCGTGCCGAAAACAGCAGCTTGCCCGAGCTGTGCGTCTTGCCCCGGTCGTGTTCGAAGAACACGCCAGGCGAGCGATGCAGTTGCGAGACGATCACGCGCTCGGTACCGTTGATGACGAATGAGCCGGTGGAAGTCATCAACGGGATTTCGCCCATATAGACCTCCTGTTCCTTCACTTCCTTGATCGTGTCCGGTACCTCGCGGTCGAGTATCACCAGACGAACCTTCGCCCGCAGCGCCGAGGCGAAGGTCAGTCCGCGCTGCTGGCACTCGGTCACGTCGAAGGTTGGTTCGGAAAGCGTGTAGCTCACGAACTCCAGCCGAGCGTTGCCGCTGTGACTGACGATCGGGAAGATCGAGGAGAAGGCCGCCTGCAGCCCCTGGTTCCGGCGCTGGCCCGCTGGCACGCTGGCCTGCAGGAAGGCGGTGAAGGATTCCAGTTGTGTCGCCAGCAGAAAGGGCACCTCGAGCACGCTGGCGCGCTTGGCGAAACTCTTGCGGATACGCTTCTTCTCGGTATAGGAGTAGGTCATGGTCGCTCCGAACTCACAAGGCAAATCCTCTAGCGCTCCGGCGAGGTGCCACATCCGCCGGTTCGCAACGGACAAACGCAACATGGCTGGCCGGCGCGCGGGCGGGAACGGGCACCGCTCCAGCCATCGCCAGTCGTGTTTGCGTTTGCACGCTGCAGGCAACACATCCCCGGATACCGCGGATGCGCCGCCATCGCCGGAAAAGCAGAAAAGGGCTGGCGACCAGAAAGCCGCCAGCCCAGCCTGCCTTACCGGTGTTACTTGACCTCGACCTTTGCTCCAGCGTCCTCGAGCTGCTTCTTGAGCGCTTCGGCATCGGCCTTGGAGATCGCCTCCTTGACCGCTTTCGGGGCGCTGTCGACCAAGTCCTTGGCTTCCTTCAGACCGAGGCCGGTGGCCGCACGAACGACCTTGATGACCTCGACCTTCTTCTCGCCGATACCGGCGAGGACGACCGTGAACTCGGTCTGCTCCTCGACCACTGGTGCGGCCGCACCCGGAGCTGCGACGGCCATCGATGCTGCCGAAACGCCAAACTTCTCCTCGAACGCCTTGACGAGGTCGTTCAGTTCCATGACAGTCATCGCGCCGACGGCATCGAGAATGTCCTGCTTGCTAATTGCCATGATTACTCACTCCTGGATCTGGAAACAAAAAAAGCTGGTTGCACTCAGGCGGCGGCTTCCTCGCGCTGCTTGGCCAAGGCGGAAAGTGCACAGGCGAAGCCGGTGACCGGCGCCTGCATGACTCCAAGCAACTGGGCAAGCAACTCGTTGCGGCTCGGGATCGACGCCAGCGCCTGAACACCGGCCTTGTCGAGCGCCTCACCCGCGAAGCTGCCGGCCTTGAGAATCAGCTTGTCGTTGGTCTTGGCGAAATCATTGAGCACCTTTGCCGCAGCAACCGGATCTTCCGACATGCTGTAAATCAGCGGTCCGGTCATCTGCTCGGCCAAGCCGGCGAAGGCCGTGCCTTCGACGGCCCGCCGCACCAGCGTGTTCTTCACCACACGCAGGTAAACGCCAGCAGCACGTGCCTGGGCGCGCAGACGAGTCAGATGGGCCACCGGCAAACCACTGTATTCGGCGAGCACGATGGTCTGCGCGGTCGCGACCTTTGCCGCCACCTCGGCCACCACGACCTTCTTATCATCAAGATTGAGACCCACAGGTCCTTCCTCCCATCAAGTCAACAAACGGCACATCCGGCTGGATGCACCGCACCCACGGCGACCATGATCAGGGGTTGGCAGCAGAGGCCTGAAGGCCATTGCTGCAGAATCCTTTTCCGGGCACACCGTCTACGCAGGCCGCTTGCACACTTAAACCCACGACAGGCATCGTCGTCGGCACCTGCGGTCTTTGACGATCTACCGCCAGGGCGTGACGCCCTGCCAGTAGCCCTACAAAGCCCTCGATCGGGGCCGCGCGGGCGGCGCACGGTCCCGACCATGTTTCCTCTTCTAGAGCGTCGAGGCGTCGACGCGGACACCCGGTCCCATCGTGCTGGCAACGGCTATGCGGCGCACATACTGTCCCTTCGAGGTCGCCGGCTTCGCCTTGATCAGTGCGTCGACGAGCGCCTTGAGATTGCTCGCCAGTTTCTCGCCATCGAACGACGCGCGACCGATCGTGCTGTGGATGATCCCGGCCTTGTCGGTACGATACTGGACTTGGCCCGCCTTGGCGTTCTGTACCGCCGTCGCGACATCCATGGTCACCGTCCCCACCTTCGGGTTCGGCATCAGGCCCCGAGGACCGAGGATTTGGCCGAGCTGACCCACGACGCGCATCGCATCCGGTGTTGCGATCACGCGATCGAAGTTCATCACACCCGACTTGATCTCCGCCGCCAGATCCTCGAATCCGACGATATCCGCACCCGCTGCCTTGGCCGCTGCCGCCTTCTCGCCTTGGGCGAAGACCGCGACGCGGACCGTCTTGCCCGTACCGGCCGGCAGAACCACCGAGCCGCGAACGATCTGGTCGGATTTCCGTGGATCGACGCCAAGGCAGACCGCGGCATCGATCGACTCGTCGAACTTGGCGACGGCGCACTCCTTGGCGAGCTGCAGCGCTTCCGCGACGGGATAGCTCCGCGTACGGTCGACCTTGCCCTGCAGGGCCTTCTGACGTTTGCTCAAGCGTGCCATCTCACACCCCCTCCACCGTGACGCCCATCGTCCGGGCACTGCCGGCGATGGTGCGCACCGCCGCTTCCATGTCAGCCGCCGTCAAGTCGGGCAACTTCTGCGCTGCAATCGCTTCACACTGGGCCCGCGTCAGCGTACCGACCTTGGCCGTGTGCGGCTTGGCGCTGCCCTTCTGGATGCCGATGGCCTTCTTGATCAGCACCGCCGCCGGCGGTGTCTTCATGATGAAGGTGAAACTCTTGTCGGCGAAGGCGGTGATCACGACCGGTATCGGCAAACCCGGCTCCAGCCCCTGCGTCTGCGCATTGAAGGACTTGCAGAACTCCATGATGTTAAGTCCGCGCTGGCCGAGCGCGGGACCGATCGGCGGCGACGGGTTTGCCTTCCCGGCCGGCACCTGCAACTTGATGTAACCAGTGATTTTCTTTGCCACCGTACGACTCCTGTGAGCGGGTTCGAACGCGCTCACGCGAGCGCTCCCCAAACGACAAACGCGGCCCGAGAGCCGCACTGCTACGGGCCGCCGAGGGCACTCGACGGCCCGCGAAAGAGCCCGCGGTCAGGCTTTCTCGACCTGCCCGAACTCCAGTTCGACCGGCGTCGGCCGACCAAAGATCGTCACCGAAACGCGCAACCGGTTCTTCTCGTAGTTGACGTGCTCGACCGCACCATGAAAATCCGTGAACGGCCCCTCCTTGACGCGCACCACCTCGCCGGGTTCGAAGAGCACCTTCGGCCGTGGCTTTTCCACGCCCTCCTGCATCTGCTGCATGATCTTCGCGACTTCCTTCTCGGAAATCGGGCTCGGCTTGTTGGCGGTACCGCCGACAAAACCGGTGACCTTCGGTGTACTCTTGACAAGATGCCAGGACTCGTCGTTCATCTCCATTTCCACCAGCACATAGCCGGGGAAGAACTTGCGCTCGGAAATGCTCTTCTGGCCCATCTTCAGTTCGACCACCTCTTCCACCGGGACGAGGATGCGACCAAAGCGCTCAGCCATTCCCTGCCGCTGGATACGCTCGAGCAAGGCGCGCTGCACGCTCTTCTCAAAGCCCGAGTAGGCGTGTACCACGTACCAGCGCATGCTCATGATTTTCTCCAGCCAAGAACCAGGTCATACATCAGCCATTCCAGGCTCTTGTCGGTCAGCCAGAGAAAGACGGCCATCACGACGACGAAGGCGAACACCATGCCAGTCGTCTGCATGGTCTCCTTGCGGGACGGCCA from the Accumulibacter sp. genome contains:
- the nusG gene encoding transcription termination/antitermination protein NusG; amino-acid sequence: MSMRWYVVHAYSGFEKSVQRALLERIQRQGMAERFGRILVPVEEVVELKMGQKSISERKFFPGYVLVEMEMNDESWHLVKSTPKVTGFVGGTANKPSPISEKEVAKIMQQMQEGVEKPRPKVLFEPGEVVRVKEGPFTDFHGAVEHVNYEKNRLRVSVTIFGRPTPVELEFGQVEKA